The following is a genomic window from Chryseobacterium sp. StRB126.
ACCAGCTTGCAAGCGTTTTCAAATATGGAGTGGCAAGGTTAAGACCATGTCATGATCCCAGTTTGGAGCATTATATGAGAATTGTGAAGTGTGGGGGACAGTATGGATTTTATTCTGCACATGCGTCCAATACATTCTTCTTGGCTGCCTTTTTAAGTATTTTGCTTAAGAATAAACTTAAATGGTTTCCTTATACTATATTTGTGTGGGCTATAGTGGTTTCCTACAGCCGAATATATTTAGGAGTGCATTTTCCAATTGATATTTTGGTGGGGGTGTTTGTTGGATCTTTATTGGGAGTGATATTTGGTGCACTTTCGAAAAAAGTAATCAACAAACAAAATATAACTTCATGAAAAAATCTTTATTAGTTTTAGTTTCCCTTAGCTTCTCATTAAATGCCTTTGCCCAGGATAAAAAAATAGCGGAAGAATGTTTTAAAAAAGCA
Proteins encoded in this region:
- a CDS encoding phosphatase PAP2 family protein, coding for MEEIIQDDKQVFLYLNNLGDPAFDQFWMLISSTWIWVPLYSIFLYFLYKNYKLKSLVFILIFLALGATVSDQLASVFKYGVARLRPCHDPSLEHYMRIVKCGGQYGFYSAHASNTFFLAAFLSILLKNKLKWFPYTIFVWAIVVSYSRIYLGVHFPIDILVGVFVGSLLGVIFGALSKKVINKQNITS